TTCATCGCCGCGGACGGATTCAAGGTCCACACGCGCTGGATCGAGACCGACTTCGCGCCGACCCTGGCCGCCGCGCTGCGCCCCGAGCCGCTGGCCGCGCAGCCGCTGCAGCGCCTGGCGATCGAGATCGACGGCCGGCGTGTCAGCCTGGGCCTGCCCAGCGAGCTGCTGCGCGGCCTGGCCAGCGGCGCGCAGGCGCCCCTCGCGGCCGCTGCGCCCGAGCCCGTGCTTGACCTGGCCGTGGTCGCCGCGCCGATGGCCGGCCAGCTGCAGGCCTGGAAGGTGGAGGAGGGCGCCGAGGTTGCCGCCGGCCAGCTGATCGCGGTGCTGGAGGCGATGAAGATGGAGACCCAGGTGCTGGCGCCGCATGCCGGGCGCCTGAGCCGCCTGGCGGAGGCCGGCGCGCAGCTCGCGGCCGGCGCCGCGCTGGCGCGCATCGAGTGAAGCGGAGTCCGACAAACATGAAGAACATCCTCCTGACCGGTTTCGAGCCCTTCGGCGGCGAGTCGATCAACCCCTCCTGGGAACTGGCGCGGGCGCTGGACGGCGAGCTGATCGCCGGCGCGCGCGTCGTGGCGGTGCAACTGCCCTGCCGCTTCGGCGCGGCCCTGCACAGCCTGGCCGAGGCGCTGAAGCGCGTCGCGCCGGTGCTGACCCTGGCCACCGGCCAGGCCGGCGGGCGCAGCGACCTGTCCTTCGAGCGCGTCGCGATCAATGTCGACGATGCGCGCATCCCCGACAACGCCGGCGCGCAGCCGGTCGACCTGCCGGTGATCGCCGACGGGCCGGCCGCCTATTTCAGCAGCCTGCCGATCAAGGCCATCGTCGCCGGCCTGCGCGCCGCCGGCATCCCGGCCTCGGTGTCGCAGACCGCCGGCACCTTCGTCTGCAACCATCTCTTCTACGGCCTGCAGCACCAGCTGCGCGGCCAAGAAGGCGCGCGCAGCGGCTTCATGCACATCCCCTACCTGCCGCAGCAGGCGGCCCAGCACCCGGGCCAGCCCAGCCTGCCGCTGGAGACCCTGGTGGCCGGCACCCGGCTGGCGCTGGAGCTGGCCCTGACGGCCCAGGAGATCCGGGCCGGTGGCGGCCAGCTCAACTGAGCGACCTCTCAGGCCTCGGCGCTGCAGGCGTAGCGCAGCAGCACCAGCTCGGAGTCGGCCAGGCGGCGCTGCTCCAGCAGCTCCAGGCGCAGCGGCGGCGGCGCCACCTCGAACAGGCGCTGGCCCTCGCCCAGCAGCACGTTCGCGACCAGCAGGCGCAGCTCGTCGACCAGGCCCTCGGCCAGCAGACCCTGCATCAGCCGCCGGCTGCCATAGGCCAGCAGGTCGCGCGGCGCGCTCGCCTTCAGCGCGCGGATGGCCGCGTGCGCCTGCGCGCGGCGCAGCACGGTCGCGTCGCGCCAGGGCGCATCCGCGCTCAAGGTCAGGCCGTCGCTGACGACCAGCTTGTCGGCCCGCGCGACCCGCGTCGCGATCTCGGCCAGCACCGGATCGTCGGCGGGCGGATCCTGCGCGAGGCGGGGCCAGAAGTCCTGGAACAGCTCGAAGGTGAGTCGGCCGAACAGCAGGGTGCCGGCGCCGCGCAGCAGCTCGAGATTGTGCCGGTCGAAGGCCGGGCCCATCGGCAGGCGGTCGAGCACGCCGCCGGGGCCGGCGCAAAAACCGTCGAGGGAGACCATGTGGCTGAACACGAGTTTGGCCATGGGAGAGCACCTTTCGTCATCGTTGCTGGGGTCTGATTGAGGCAACGACGGCCGCGCGCGGCGCGAGCCGTCACTGCTTCAGAGACGCGGTGCGGGCAAAACTCATCGGTCCAGCTCAGTAAAGCTGCTCGGCCAGCCCGAAGCGCCGGTACAGCGCGGGCTCGAGAAAGCTGTGCAGGCCGGCGATGCGGCCCTCGCGCAGGCTCAGCAGCACGATCGCGCCGAGCCGGAACGGGCCATCGTCACCTTTCTCGCTGCCCATATAGCAGGCAAAACCCGGCTGCCCGTTGGCCCAGAGCGGCCGCAGCCGCCAGGGCGTCGCGAACACCCGCTCGGCGATGAACCTGCCGACCCAATGCCGGCCATCGAACCAGGCCGGCAGCGGCGGCATCGTGAAGCGGGCATCCTCGGTAAAGAGCCGCAGCAGCGCCGGCAGGTCGCGCCGCTCCCAGGCGCCGACGAAATCGGCCAGCAGCGCGCGCAGGCCGTCCTCGCCCAGGCGCTGCAGCTCCAGCTCCTGCGGCGGCCCGGGCAGGCGCGCGCGCAGGCTGGCCTGCGCCCGCTGCAGCGCGCTGTTCACCGCGGCGACCGTGCTGTCGAGCAGCTCGGCCGTTTCGGCGGCGCTGTACTCCAGCACCTCGCGCAGCAGCAGCACCGCGCGCTGTCGGCCCGGCAGGTGCTGCAGCGCGCTAACGAAGGCCAGCGCCACCTGCTCGCGCCGCAGCAGCAGCGCGGCCGGGTCTGCGGCGTCCTCCTCGGGCAGCGGCTCCAGCCAGACCGGGCCCGGCACCATCTCGCCCAGCTCGGCGGTGTCCTGCAGCGGCGGGGCGTAGTCGGGCGACTGCAGGCGGCGCGGGCGCTGCGCGATCAGGCGCAGGCAGACATGGGTGGCGATGCGGTAGAGCCAGGTGCCCAGGGCGCTGCGCGCCTCGAAGCCGGCCAACCCGCGCCAGGCGGCGAGCAGGGTCTCCTGCAGCGCATCGTCGGCATCCAGCGGCGAGCCGAGCAGGCGGTAGCAATGCCGGTGCAGCGGGCGGCGCCAGGGCGCGAGCAGGCGCTCGAAGGCACTGTCATCACCGGCGCGGGCA
This genomic stretch from Roseateles sp. DAIF2 harbors:
- the pcp gene encoding pyroglutamyl-peptidase I, which translates into the protein MKNILLTGFEPFGGESINPSWELARALDGELIAGARVVAVQLPCRFGAALHSLAEALKRVAPVLTLATGQAGGRSDLSFERVAINVDDARIPDNAGAQPVDLPVIADGPAAYFSSLPIKAIVAGLRAAGIPASVSQTAGTFVCNHLFYGLQHQLRGQEGARSGFMHIPYLPQQAAQHPGQPSLPLETLVAGTRLALELALTAQEIRAGGGQLN
- a CDS encoding dihydrofolate reductase family protein, with the protein product MAKLVFSHMVSLDGFCAGPGGVLDRLPMGPAFDRHNLELLRGAGTLLFGRLTFELFQDFWPRLAQDPPADDPVLAEIATRVARADKLVVSDGLTLSADAPWRDATVLRRAQAHAAIRALKASAPRDLLAYGSRRLMQGLLAEGLVDELRLLVANVLLGEGQRLFEVAPPPLRLELLEQRRLADSELVLLRYACSAEA
- a CDS encoding RNA polymerase subunit sigma-70, with translation MPAYSLEPPDPAELARARAGDDSAFERLLAPWRRPLHRHCYRLLGSPLDADDALQETLLAAWRGLAGFEARSALGTWLYRIATHVCLRLIAQRPRRLQSPDYAPPLQDTAELGEMVPGPVWLEPLPEEDAADPAALLLRREQVALAFVSALQHLPGRQRAVLLLREVLEYSAAETAELLDSTVAAVNSALQRAQASLRARLPGPPQELELQRLGEDGLRALLADFVGAWERRDLPALLRLFTEDARFTMPPLPAWFDGRHWVGRFIAERVFATPWRLRPLWANGQPGFACYMGSEKGDDGPFRLGAIVLLSLREGRIAGLHSFLEPALYRRFGLAEQLY